A part of Leishmania infantum JPCM5 genome chromosome 13 genomic DNA contains:
- a CDS encoding putative class 3 lipase — translation MMVCDRCSTLWALANLATRGDGGLLWGLYILRTAGPMPRMCIGPSCRILTRQLVCYGCGLPTVVTQPHTARVVRPNGLSKSVMDDVRVLDVQQLSLRAMEVGGMTTTQVERMFRGLFRRYEEMLAFRAITTAVLAQRVLLSMVASAIAYEYLGAPNITLSLSDIPYARALRITVARERYTILEAPGRVKFIAFPGTHNWRTRWVDMQFARVTETVWSTLHEGVCLTTTAEDQEGADHAEATVILNGGVRKVWEYQVHKGFAQEAQEVGLPFDTLLEDVRSGGYTLVLCGHSLGGATAQYLSLQMLHRRASLLVPRGSQEETPRLLCVSLGAPLLGNYELADHVQSCGWTHIFHNFVHRSDIVPRLSCTDELAWDAQSRLKQLVTSVFTAAQSWWRGGGSQSSPASAASPAANTAASSAATVAANTPTLSSGRLSTALARLRAKTPSGTSFADASPGAGASATSALFSMNDAAGKETAAPEEEDISDGSSALWEEQAQLAAYADTTLRNSRDALENDTPAPSREAAAQLDAEVEAALHDFKSRCTRRCGAASRPLSTVYHSCREDGGSGPDVADEPVTPSEVGVAADTVADVVLPVSSRRVHRRFTCFGRYHFIQYGAYGYVSTDDSETAFAVLKHGCGEASVLGDHSVEAYNRGVMIHLYRNTES, via the coding sequence ATGATGGTGTGCGACCGCTGCTCCACGCTATGGGCGCTGGCGAACCTCGCCACgcgcggtgacggcggcctTCTGTGGGGGCTGTACATATTGCGGACAGCGGGGCCCATGCCTCGCATGTGCATCGGCCCGTCGTGCCGTATCCTGACACGTCAACTGGTGTGCTACGGGTGTGGGCTGCCCACCGTTGtcacgcagccgcacaccGCACGTGTGGTCCGCCCGAACGGGTTGTCCAAGAGCGTGATGGACGACGTCAGGGTGCTtgacgtgcagcagctctcgcTGCGCGCCATGGAGGTGGGCGGCATGACGACCACGCAGGTGGAGCGCATGTTTCGCGGGCTCTTCCGCCGCTACGAAGAGATGCTCGCCTTCcgcgccatcaccaccgccgttcTGGCACAGCGAGTGCTGCTTTCCATGGTGGCTTCGGCAATCGCGTACGAGTACCTCGGAGCGCCAAACATCACCTTGAGTCTGTCTGACATCCCGTACGCACGTGCACTGCGCATCACCGTAGCACGGGAGCGTTACACAATCCTTGAGGCGCCAGGTCGCGTTAAGTTCATTGCCTTTCCCGGAACGCACAACTGGCGGACGCGTTGGGTGGACATGCAGTTTGCGCGTGTCACGGAGACTGTGTGGTCGACGTTGCACGAAGGCGTCTGTCTGACTACGACAGCGGAGGACCAAGAGGGGGCCGACCACGCTGAGGCAACGGTGATACTCAACGGCGGTGTTCGGAAGGTGTGGGAGTACCAGGTGCACAAGGGCTTCGCGCAAGAGGCGCAAGAGGTTGGACTGCCCTTCGACACGCTTCTGGAAGACGTCCGCAGTGGCGGTTATACCCTTGTCCTGTGCGGCCATTCGCTGGGCGGGGCCACTGCGCAGTACTTGAGTCTGCAGATGCTGCACCGACGTGCTTCTCTGCTGGTGCCCCGCGGCTCGCAGGAGGAGACGCCGCGACTGCTGTGCGTCTCActcggtgcgccgctgctcggcaaCTACGAGCTGGCCGACCACGTACAGAGCTGCGGCTGGACGCATATCTTCCACAACTTTGTCCACCGCAGCGACATTGTGCCGCGCCTGTCGTGCACGGACGAACTCGCTTGGGACGCGCAGTCGCGACTTAAGCAGCTCGTCACATCCGTCTTCACGGCAGCCCAGAGCTggtggaggggcggcggcagtcaAAGCAGCCCCGCGAGTGCGGCGTCGCCAGCAGCAAAtaccgctgcctcctccgccgcgacTGTAGCAGCCAACACCCCCACCCTCAGCTCCGGCAGGCTCTCCACCGCGCTGGCACGCTTGCGCGCCAAGACGCCGTCCGGCACTTCCTTTGCTGACGCTTCTCCAGGTGCTGGCGCTTCAGCTACGTCTGCACTCTTCTCGATGAACGACGCGGCGGGCAAGGAGACCGCCGcgccggaggaggaagacATCTCTGACGGGTCATCTGCATTGTGGGAAGAGCAAGCGCAGCTCGCCGCGTACGCTGATACCACCCTCCGCAACAGCCGTGACGCGCTGGAGAACGACACGCCAGCACCATCTCgtgaggcggcagcgcagctggaCGCCGAAGTGGAGGCGGCCCTCCACGATTTCAAAAGCCGATGtacgcgcaggtgcggcgccgcgtctAGGCCATTGAGCACCGTGTATCACTCGTGTCGTGAAGATGGTGGCTCTGGACCCGACGTCGCCGATGAGCCGGTCACACCTTCTGAAGTTGGGGTTGCGGCGGACACGGTGGCTGATGTAGTGCTGCCGGTGTCTTCGCGCCGcgtgcaccgccgcttcACGTGCTTCGGCCGCTATCATTTTATCCAATACGGTGCCTACGGGTATGTGTCGACCGACGACTCGGAGACCGCCTTCGCGGTGTTGAAGCACGGCTGCGGGGAGGCCTCGGTTTTGGGTGATCACTCTGTGGAGGCTTACAATCGAGGGGTGATGATCCACCTCTACCGCAACACCGAGTCTTAG